The genomic segment AGTCGAAATCGGTGACCATCGCCACCGTTGCGTAGCAAATTTCCGCCTCACGGGCGAGCTTGGCCTCCGGCATGTTGGTCATGCCGATCACCGAATAGCCGAGCTGCTTGTAAGTCATGCTCTCCGCGTAGCTGGAGAACTGCGGACCTTCCATGCACAGATAGGTGCCGCCGCGCGCTACCGGAATGCCCTCGGCCTCCGCCGCAGCCGCAAGGTGGATGCGCAGCCGCGGGCTCACCGGGTGCGCCATCGAGACGTGGGCGACGCAGCCTTTGCCGAAGAACGAGCTTTCGCGCTTGTAGGTGCGGTCGACGAACTGATCGACCAGCACGAAGGTGCCGGGCGGCAGCTCTTCCTTGAACGAGCCGCAGGCCGACAGCGAGATCAGGTCGGTGACGCCGGCGCGCTTCAGCACGTCGATATTGGCGCGGTAGTTGATGTCGGAGGGCGACAGCCGGTGGCCCTTGTCATGGCGCGGCATGAACACGATCGGCAGGCCGGCGATATTGCCGCGCCGCACCGCGGAAGACGGCTGCCCCCACGGGCTCGCGATCGCTTCCTCTCGGACGTCTTCCAACCCGGGCAAATCATAGATCCCGGAGCCGCCGATAATGCCGAGCACGGCCTTAGTCATGGACTGTCTCCCCGACGAAAGCGTTTTCGAGCGAAGTGGTCACCGGTTCGCGTGAAGAAAACGCGTCACAACAAAATCTGCCGCCGCATTCAACATGCGGGCGGGGCAGCGACAACCCCTTACGGCGGCGGATCAGCCAAACGTCTTATCTTACCGCGTTGTCGGACACGCCCATGACGGGCCGTCGCCGCGACGAATTTTCCTGTTCCCGAACCTACGACGATCGGATTAGGATCATCGCTAAGGCCACGCAAAAGCGGCCAAGGGGAGAGAAACAACGTGATGACTGGACGCGTCGTGTTCGGCGCCATGGAGGAGGTCGTCTACGGTCAGCCAGCGGCGGAAGCGCTCGCCGCTCAGTTCGACCGCATCGGCGCGCAGCGCGCGCTGCTGATGGTGTCGGGCACGCTGAACCGCACCACCGATGAAATCGCCAAGATCAAGGACGCGCTCGGCGGCCGCTGCGCCGGGGTGTTCGACGCGATGCCGGCGCATACGCCGCGCGCCGCAGTGATCGCCGCCACCGAACAGGCCCGCGCCATCCAGGCCGATATCATCGTCACCGTCGGCGGCGGCTCGATCACCGACGGCGCCAAGGCGGTGCAGATCTGCCTCGCCAACGACATCTCGAGCGCCGCCGAGATCGACCGCGTCCGCAACATCAACGCGCCTGTCGCCCCCAAAGTCCGGCAGATCAGCGTCCCGACCACGATCTCGGGCGGCGAATTCAGTGCCATTGCGGGCGTCACCAACGAAGCCACCAGGGTGAAGGAGAGGCTGGCGCATCCGCTGACGATGCCGCGCGCCGCGATCCTCGATCCGGCCATCACCCTGCACACGCCGGAATGGCTGTTCCTGTCGACCGGCATCCGGGCGGTCGATCACTGCGTCGAAGCGATCTGCTCGCGCGAGGCGCACCCGTACGGCGACGCCCAGGCGCTGCGCGGCCTTGCGATGCTCGCTGCGGGGCTGCCGCGGGTGAAGGCCGACCCGACCGACCTCGATGCCCGGCTCGACTGTCAGATCGGCACCTGGCTGTCGATGGGTGCGCTGTCGTCCGGCGTGCCGATGGGCGCCAGCCACGGCATCGGCTACGTGCTCGGCGCCGTGTTCGACGTGCCGCACGGCCACACCTCCTGCATCATGCTGCCGGCGGTGATGCGCTGGAACAAGTCCGCCAACCGCGACCGCCAAGCGCTGGTCGCGGCCGCGATGGGACATCCCGGCGAAGACGCCGGCGACGTGCTCGACGCGCTGATCCGGGTGCTCGGCATGCCGCGCAGCTTGCGCGACGTGAACGTCGGACCCGAGCATTTCGAGCGGATCGCCACCCAGGCAATGGGCACCCCATGGGTGCCGCGCAATCCACGCCCGATCGAAGGACCGGCGCAGGTCCGGGAGATCCTGGAGCTCGCGGCGTGAAGACGCGCCTGCTTTCGCGGAACCAACAACGATGAGATCGTCATTGCGAGCGTAGCGAAGCAATCCAGGAGCGCAGTGCACGTCGCTGAATTGCTTCGTCGCTTCGCTCCTCGCAATGACGACGGAAAACCAGAAGCTCAGGCACGCATCAGCACGAGGAGCACGATGTATCCCGGCCAGTTCGCGAAGACCCGCCCCGACCACCCCGCCTTCATCATGGCTTCCACCGGAGAGACGGTGAGCTATGCCGAGCTCGAGGCTCGCAGCAACCGTCTGGCGCATCTGTTGCGCAATCACGGTCTGCAGCGGCTCGACCACTATTCGATCTTCATGGAGAACAACAACAGCTACATCGAGGCGTGCGCCGCGGGCGAGCGCAGTGGCTATTACTACACCTGCGTCAACTCCTACCTGACGCCGGCCGAGCTCGCCTACATCCTGACCAACAGCGAATCGCGCGCGCTGATCACCTCGAAAGCCAAACTCGACGTCGCCCGCGAGGCGCTGAAAGACTGCCCCAACGTCACGCTGTGCGTGGTGGTGGACGGTGACGGCGAGAGCGAGCGGATCGTCGGGCTCGCCGAAGCGACCAAGAACCTGCCGGACACGCCGATCGCCGACGAAAGCCTCGGCACCGCGATGCTGTATTCGTCCGGCACCACCGGCCGGCCGAAGGGCATCCTGCGCCCGCTGCCGGAGCAGCCGCCGTCCGAACCGCTGCCGCTGTTCCACTTCCTCAACATGCTGTGGAAGTATCGCGACGGCATGATCTATCTGTCGCCCGCGCCGCTGTATCACTCGGCGCCGCAGGCCGCGGTCGGCCTCACCATCCGCGACGGCGGCACCGTGATCATCATGGAGCATTTCGATCCGGAGCAGTATCTGGCCCTGATCGGAAAGCACAAGGTGACGCACAGCCAGCTCGTGCCGACGATGTTCTCGCGGATGCTGAAGCTGCCTGAGGAGGTGCGGAAGACATATGATCTATCGACCCTGGAGGTCGCGATCCACGCGGCGGCCCCCTGCCCGCCGCAGGTCAAGGAGCAGATGATCGAATGGTGGGGGCCGATCATCCACGAATATTACGGCGCCACCGAAGGCCTCGGCTTCACCGCCTGCAACAGCGCTGAATGGCTGGCGCATCGCGGCACGGTCGGCAAGGTGATGTTCGGCGACCTGCATATCCTCGACGACGGCATGAAGCCGTGTCCGAAAGGCACGCCCGGCCAGATCTGGTTCAAGACCGCCACGCCGTTCGAGTACTTCAACGACCCGAAGAAGACCCAGGAAGCCCGCTCGGAAGACGGCAGCATGAGCACCGTCGGTGACGTCGGCTATGTCGACGACGATGGCTATCTGCACCTCACCGACCGCGCCACGTTCATGATCATCTCGGGCGGGGTGAACATCTATCCGCAGGAGTGCGAGAACCTGTTGATCACTCACCCCAAGGTCGCGGATGCCGCTGTGTTCGGCGTGCCCAACGAGGATCTCGGCGAGGAGGTCAAGGCGGTGGTGCAGCCGATGCCGGGCGTCGCCGCCGGCGCCGACCTCGCCGCCGAACTAATTGCCTTTTGCGCGCAATCGCTGTCGCGACAGAAGGTGCCGCGCTCGATCGACTTCATGGACGAATTGCCCCGGCTCCCCACCGGCAAACTCTACAAGCGCCTGCTGCGCGACCGCTATTGGGGGAACAAGAACAGCCGAATCGTGTGACGCAGCCGGTTGCGGCCGGCGCCTCGGCCCGCCCGCAGACTGCGCGTTGCGTCAGTCCGGAATGATGAGCCGCTCGGTGCCGTACCAGGCAATAGAGCGCGACAGATCGACGAATCTGCGCTCGTCGGCGATTAGTTCGCGCAGCGCCGCCAGGCCCTCCGGCGTGGCCCGGGCGGAGGTGTGGTCGTCGAAACTGTCCCACCACAATTCGCCGCAGCCGTCGTATTCGGCGGCCGCCAAGCCGCGGCTGGCGCGGATCGATTGCTGGGCCGGATCTGGCAGCGGAACGGTTTGCACATAGCGCCGGATTCGCAGCACCTGCTGGTGCGACCGCACCAGGGGGCCGTGGCGATCACGCCAATGGCTGTCGAACTGGTCACGCGACAGCTCCGGCAGGCGCCGGACGAACATCGTGAGCTTGAGCATCGGTCCTCTCTTGGCTTGTGGGCGGCTCCGAGGCTACGCTTTGACAGCGTTGTCAGGGTCAAGAGGCCGCGATGCAGATCGGGGAATTGGCGCGCCGCTGCGGCGTCAGCGCGCGGATGCTGCGCTATTACGAGACAGAGGGGCTGTTGCGGCCCGGCCGCTCGCCAGCGGGGTACCGACTGTACAGTCCGGCCGACATCACGACCGTGCAGCGAATCACCACGCTGCAAGCCGCCGGGCTGACGCTGGCGAAGATCCGGCTGCTGCTGCCCTGCGCCGAGACGGATTCGGGCGGATTCCGGCCCTGCCCGGCGTTCCGCGACGGTATTCGCCGGCGGCTGGCCGAAATCGACGGCCAGATCGCCGCGCTGGCGGCCAGTCGCCGCCTGCTGCGCGCCTATCTGGAGCAGACTCCGCTGCGGTGACCGCCGCGCCATCGCAGCAGGCAAATCTCACAGGTTCGGCTATATGCAGCAGATGTCCTGCTTCGCCTGCCTCCCATGATCGCTTCGGTTTCGCGCCACACCGACGATGACCTCGACGCCCGGGCGCTGTCGGTTCTCAACCACGTGTTCGGGCTGCCGTCGTTCCGCGGTCAGCAGGAAGCGATCGTGCGGCACATTGCCGATGGCGGCGATGCGTTGGTGCTGATGCCGACCGGCGGCGGCAA from the Rhodopseudomonas palustris genome contains:
- a CDS encoding S-methyl-5'-thioadenosine phosphorylase, whose product is MTKAVLGIIGGSGIYDLPGLEDVREEAIASPWGQPSSAVRRGNIAGLPIVFMPRHDKGHRLSPSDINYRANIDVLKRAGVTDLISLSACGSFKEELPPGTFVLVDQFVDRTYKRESSFFGKGCVAHVSMAHPVSPRLRIHLAAAAEAEGIPVARGGTYLCMEGPQFSSYAESMTYKQLGYSVIGMTNMPEAKLAREAEICYATVAMVTDFDCWHPDHDAVTVQDIVRVLTSNAEKAKSLVARLAQDFPREHEECPIGSDRALDAAFITAPEARDPELLKKLDAVAGRVLKA
- a CDS encoding iron-containing alcohol dehydrogenase translates to MMTGRVVFGAMEEVVYGQPAAEALAAQFDRIGAQRALLMVSGTLNRTTDEIAKIKDALGGRCAGVFDAMPAHTPRAAVIAATEQARAIQADIIVTVGGGSITDGAKAVQICLANDISSAAEIDRVRNINAPVAPKVRQISVPTTISGGEFSAIAGVTNEATRVKERLAHPLTMPRAAILDPAITLHTPEWLFLSTGIRAVDHCVEAICSREAHPYGDAQALRGLAMLAAGLPRVKADPTDLDARLDCQIGTWLSMGALSSGVPMGASHGIGYVLGAVFDVPHGHTSCIMLPAVMRWNKSANRDRQALVAAAMGHPGEDAGDVLDALIRVLGMPRSLRDVNVGPEHFERIATQAMGTPWVPRNPRPIEGPAQVREILELAA
- a CDS encoding AMP-binding protein — translated: MYPGQFAKTRPDHPAFIMASTGETVSYAELEARSNRLAHLLRNHGLQRLDHYSIFMENNNSYIEACAAGERSGYYYTCVNSYLTPAELAYILTNSESRALITSKAKLDVAREALKDCPNVTLCVVVDGDGESERIVGLAEATKNLPDTPIADESLGTAMLYSSGTTGRPKGILRPLPEQPPSEPLPLFHFLNMLWKYRDGMIYLSPAPLYHSAPQAAVGLTIRDGGTVIIMEHFDPEQYLALIGKHKVTHSQLVPTMFSRMLKLPEEVRKTYDLSTLEVAIHAAAPCPPQVKEQMIEWWGPIIHEYYGATEGLGFTACNSAEWLAHRGTVGKVMFGDLHILDDGMKPCPKGTPGQIWFKTATPFEYFNDPKKTQEARSEDGSMSTVGDVGYVDDDGYLHLTDRATFMIISGGVNIYPQECENLLITHPKVADAAVFGVPNEDLGEEVKAVVQPMPGVAAGADLAAELIAFCAQSLSRQKVPRSIDFMDELPRLPTGKLYKRLLRDRYWGNKNSRIV
- a CDS encoding EthD domain-containing protein — protein: MLKLTMFVRRLPELSRDQFDSHWRDRHGPLVRSHQQVLRIRRYVQTVPLPDPAQQSIRASRGLAAAEYDGCGELWWDSFDDHTSARATPEGLAALRELIADERRFVDLSRSIAWYGTERLIIPD
- a CDS encoding MerR family transcriptional regulator, producing MQIGELARRCGVSARMLRYYETEGLLRPGRSPAGYRLYSPADITTVQRITTLQAAGLTLAKIRLLLPCAETDSGGFRPCPAFRDGIRRRLAEIDGQIAALAASRRLLRAYLEQTPLR